The following proteins are encoded in a genomic region of Ictalurus furcatus strain D&B chromosome 6, Billie_1.0, whole genome shotgun sequence:
- the LOC128608630 gene encoding interferon-induced protein 44: MGSSPSKPEFHTVLADKQVTGGCNVILSCEANTEYVTATWEKDGQKLACVEGKHTVKKIGTKCILEIGKAQESDEGKYTITLSNSSGSDSCSALVRVQINEWRTVQWRQARMLKALKTFNICNEVEELRFLLYGRVGAGKSSAINTIRTIFEGRQFVNCLAAAGSTKSHTLCYERFRFANEEGSFPFAFNDIMGAEAKDGVLTEDIISALKGHMKEGYMFNCNSPLTTNNHYYNQNPSLSDQMHCLVYVIPADKISMMEKEFIERLKSVRETASRMGIPQVVFMTRVDCICPMTKENLQNIYKSKKIRDKIRECSNVVGVPVNCIFPVLNYHEETHVNDDINCLMLDALTQIIHWANDYVVIRSNNQISPQQPIRE; the protein is encoded by the exons AATTTCACACAGTTCTGGCTGATAAACAAGTTACAGGTGGATGTAATGTTATTCTTTCCTGCGAGGCAAACACAGAATATGTAACGGCAACTTGGGAAAAGGATGGCCAGAAATTGGCTTGTGTGGAGGGCAAGCACACTGTGAAAAAAATTGGTACAAAATGCATCTTGGAAATTGGAAAAGCTCAGGAGAGTGATGAAGGGAAATACACCATAACCCTGAGCAACAGTTCCGGTTCTGACTCATGCTCTGCCCTCGTCAGAGTCC aaataaatgaatggaggACAGTGCAATGGAG aCAAGCCAGAATGTTAAAAGCTCTCaagacatttaatatttgtaatGAAGTTGAAGAGCTCCGCTTCCTCCTGTATGGACGAGTTGGAGCAGGAAAGTCCAGCGCCATAAACACCATCAGAACCATTTTTGAAGGACGTCAGTTTGTCAACTGTCTGGCTGCTGCAGGATCTACTAAGAGTCACACTCTATGC TATGAACGATTTAGATTTGCAAATGAAGAAGGATCGTTTCCTTTTGCCTTCAATGATATAATGGGTGCGGAAGCAAAAGATGGGGTCCTCACTGAAGATATCATCAGCGCTTTAAAAGGTCATATGAAAGAGGGTTACATG tttaacTGTAACAGTCCACTGACTACAAACAACCATTATTACAATCAAAATCCCAGCCTGAGTGATCAGATGCACTGCCTGGTGTATGTCATACCAGCCGACAAGATCTCAATGATGGAAAAGGAGTTTATTGAAAGATTGAAGAGTGTCAGAGAAACAGCAAGCAGAATGG GAATCCCTCAAGTGGTTTTCATGACAAGAGTCGACTGCATATGTCCAATGACGAAGGAGAATTTGCAAAATATCTACAAAAGCAAAAAGATCAGAGATAAA ATTAGGGAATGCAGTAATGTAGTGGGTGTTCCTGTGAACTGTATCTTCCCTGTCTTGAACTATCACGAGGAGACCCATGTGAACGATGATATAAACTGCCTGATGCTGGATGCCTTAACACAGATTATACACTGGGCTAATGACTATGTAGTCATAAGGTCCAACAACCAAATTTCACCTCAACAACCAATCCGAGAATAA